One segment of Caldanaerobius polysaccharolyticus DSM 13641 DNA contains the following:
- a CDS encoding SDH family Clp fold serine proteinase, with product MWIWNIIWLILILYTFLPAFKQRSIEIKRYKMIQDIERKRGTRVIVMIHRQEMLSILGLPLSRYITIEDSEQILRAIRFTPDDMPIDLILHTPGGLVLAAEQIASAIIKHKGKVTVMVPHYAMSGGTLLALAADEIVMDENAVLGPVDPQLGNYPAASLIRVLREKPIDKIDDETLIMADVAEKAIVQVRDSLYRILSKRFDEKKSRDLADMFTEGRWTHDYPISCEQLRQMGLDVSNDLPDEVYRLMELYPQPVQRRPSVQYVPLPYRKRNDE from the coding sequence GTGTGGATATGGAATATAATATGGCTGATACTTATACTGTATACATTTTTGCCTGCTTTCAAGCAGAGGAGTATTGAAATAAAACGTTATAAAATGATACAGGATATCGAAAGAAAAAGAGGAACTAGGGTTATCGTTATGATTCATCGGCAGGAAATGTTGAGCATATTGGGGTTGCCTCTGAGCAGGTATATCACTATAGAGGATTCAGAGCAGATCTTAAGAGCGATCCGTTTTACCCCTGACGATATGCCCATTGATCTCATATTGCATACGCCTGGGGGATTGGTGTTGGCAGCAGAGCAGATTGCCAGCGCCATTATAAAGCACAAAGGCAAGGTCACCGTCATGGTACCTCATTATGCCATGTCAGGTGGTACCCTTTTGGCTCTGGCTGCCGATGAAATCGTAATGGATGAAAATGCCGTTTTAGGGCCGGTGGATCCTCAATTAGGCAATTACCCTGCTGCTTCGCTTATAAGGGTATTAAGGGAAAAGCCTATTGACAAAATAGACGATGAAACGTTGATTATGGCTGATGTGGCAGAAAAGGCCATTGTACAGGTGAGGGATAGCCTCTACAGGATACTGTCCAAAAGGTTTGATGAAAAAAAATCCAGGGATCTTGCTGATATGTTTACGGAAGGGCGCTGGACTCACGACTACCCTATTTCTTGCGAGCAGTTGCGCCAGATGGGGCTTGATGTTTCTAACGATTTGCCTGATGAGGTGTACAGGCTTATGGAACTTTACCCTCAACCTGTTCAGAGAAGGCCATCTGTTCAGTATGTACCGCTACCGTACAGAAAAAGAAATGATGAATGA
- the pgeF gene encoding peptidoglycan editing factor PgeF, protein MPCMGFKRNCINGVVFYTIPSFEKEGIKHLFTTRIGGVSRGCYESLNLSFKRCDTKEEVFRNFRIICDVGGYNYEDLVFSDQVHGDRVVKVTSADKGKGLVRKSDIVNADGLMTNERGVPLVTFYADCVPLFFYDRVHRAIALSHSGWKGTALKIAQKTLKAMEKEYGTKPWQCLVAIGPCIGVCCYEVGDDVAQRFKDMKTPVPVVHPKGGGKWMLDLAKANYYLFLEAGVPDENIAISGVCTSCSREFFSYRRDKGMTGSMAAFMQL, encoded by the coding sequence ATGCCGTGCATGGGTTTTAAGCGAAATTGTATCAATGGCGTTGTCTTTTATACCATACCCTCTTTTGAAAAGGAAGGGATAAAACATTTGTTTACCACCAGAATAGGTGGCGTCAGCAGAGGTTGTTATGAATCCTTGAATTTAAGCTTTAAAAGGTGTGACACAAAGGAAGAGGTATTTCGCAATTTCCGCATAATATGCGATGTAGGTGGGTATAACTACGAGGATCTGGTTTTTTCTGACCAGGTACATGGAGATAGGGTTGTAAAAGTGACGTCGGCGGACAAAGGCAAGGGACTGGTTAGGAAAAGCGATATCGTCAACGCCGACGGGCTTATGACCAATGAAAGAGGGGTACCTTTGGTAACCTTTTACGCTGATTGCGTGCCTTTGTTTTTTTACGATAGGGTTCACAGAGCTATAGCTTTATCTCATTCAGGTTGGAAAGGCACAGCGCTGAAAATTGCGCAAAAGACATTAAAAGCTATGGAAAAGGAATATGGGACAAAACCCTGGCAGTGTTTAGTAGCAATCGGGCCTTGCATAGGTGTGTGCTGCTACGAGGTAGGAGATGATGTAGCCCAAAGGTTTAAAGATATGAAAACACCTGTACCTGTGGTTCACCCTAAAGGTGGCGGAAAATGGATGTTAGATCTTGCAAAAGCAAATTACTATCTTTTTTTGGAGGCAGGGGTGCCCGACGAAAATATCGCTATAAGCGGTGTATGCACCAGTTGTAGCCGTGAATTTTTCTCTTACAGGAGAGATAAAGGTATGACAGGGAGCATGGCGGCATTTATGCAGTTGTAA
- a CDS encoding H-type small acid-soluble spore protein — MDFKRAVDIVNSQDTYEVLYNGKTVWITGLHPDNETADINILENNQNVNVPVSQLKEGKKF; from the coding sequence ATGGACTTTAAAAGAGCTGTAGATATAGTAAACTCTCAAGATACTTATGAGGTCCTGTACAATGGAAAAACGGTATGGATTACGGGACTACATCCCGACAATGAAACGGCGGATATTAATATACTGGAAAATAACCAGAACGTCAACGTACCCGTGAGCCAGCTAAAAGAAGGCAAAAAATTCTAA
- a CDS encoding IS3 family transposase, which produces LEEYIDYYNNKRIKCKLKGTEPGSIPDSVPRSSLIKLSNIWGSVHYRLFCFYPAISFLIFSFSLHISPETSPHASE; this is translated from the coding sequence TTAGAGGAATACATAGACTATTACAATAATAAGAGGATTAAGTGTAAACTAAAAGGGACTGAGCCCGGTTCAATACCGGATTCAGTCCCAAGGAGTAGCTTAATTAAACTGTCTAACATTTGGGGTTCAGTTCATTACCGGCTCTTTTGTTTTTATCCTGCCATATCGTTTTTGATCTTTTCCTTTTCACTCCATATTTCTCCCGAAACCTCTCCCCACGCCTCAGAGTAA
- a CDS encoding radical SAM protein, with the protein MKPLKQYLQETAVSGLISYLERNPEKNLANIMAFGRRLAINPNHKKLAESVERYVLDKNSNWHHFTMGIFRDIHPNVIKRMGINFFVNATLYGVPKQQEAEKELGVGVPWAILMDPTEACNLRCKGCWAGDYTRAHQLSFDLMDRICTEAKELGIYFIVLSGGEPTVRKDDIFKLAEKHNDMVFHLFTNGTLIDEDFADKMVKLGNVTVAVSIDGLEESTDYRRGKGVFQKVMRAMDIMREKGAVFGFSTTYTRLNTEEVASDEFIDLMIEKGARFGWYFTYIPVGAESDLEFMATPEQRKYMYERVNQIRATKPLFVVDFWNDGEASNGCIAGGRRYFHINAMGDIEPCAFIHYANDNIKDMSLKEALKTPIFRSYQKRQPFNTNLLRPCPLIDNPEMLRDIVIESGAHNTQEHDDTDIRILADKLKDYSEAWGEVSGEIWSEKEKIKNDMAG; encoded by the coding sequence GTGAAACCTTTAAAACAGTACTTGCAGGAAACTGCTGTAAGTGGACTTATAAGTTACCTGGAAAGGAATCCTGAAAAGAATTTGGCCAACATTATGGCTTTTGGCCGGCGATTGGCGATAAATCCCAACCATAAAAAGCTGGCTGAGAGCGTGGAGCGATATGTGCTAGACAAGAATAGCAACTGGCATCATTTTACTATGGGTATTTTTAGAGACATCCACCCCAATGTGATCAAGCGAATGGGCATAAATTTTTTCGTTAATGCTACGCTTTACGGGGTTCCCAAGCAACAGGAAGCTGAAAAGGAACTGGGAGTAGGTGTTCCGTGGGCGATTTTGATGGATCCCACAGAGGCCTGTAATTTGAGGTGCAAAGGGTGTTGGGCAGGAGATTATACTAGAGCTCATCAATTGAGCTTTGATCTCATGGATCGAATATGCACGGAAGCTAAAGAACTAGGGATATACTTCATAGTGCTATCAGGTGGGGAACCAACGGTCAGAAAGGATGATATATTCAAATTAGCAGAAAAGCACAATGACATGGTGTTCCATCTGTTTACCAATGGCACGCTGATTGATGAAGATTTTGCAGATAAGATGGTGAAATTGGGCAATGTCACGGTAGCAGTGAGCATAGATGGCCTTGAGGAGTCTACGGATTACAGGCGTGGAAAAGGGGTTTTCCAGAAAGTCATGAGGGCCATGGACATAATGAGAGAAAAAGGCGCTGTATTTGGATTTTCTACTACATATACGAGGCTTAATACAGAAGAGGTGGCTAGCGATGAGTTCATAGACCTTATGATAGAAAAAGGAGCGAGATTTGGTTGGTATTTCACGTATATACCTGTGGGCGCTGAATCTGACCTGGAATTTATGGCAACCCCTGAGCAGAGAAAGTACATGTACGAAAGAGTAAACCAGATAAGGGCTACAAAGCCGTTGTTTGTGGTGGACTTCTGGAATGACGGCGAGGCCAGCAATGGCTGCATAGCAGGTGGAAGGCGGTATTTCCATATAAATGCCATGGGCGATATTGAACCATGTGCTTTTATCCATTATGCCAACGACAATATAAAGGATATGAGTTTAAAAGAAGCTCTAAAAACACCTATATTTAGGTCTTATCAAAAGAGACAGCCTTTTAACACAAATTTGCTGAGGCCGTGTCCTTTGATAGATAATCCCGAGATGCTGAGGGATATTGTCATCGAATCAGGGGCGCACAATACGCAGGAGCACGACGATACGGATATCCGCATTTTGGCAGATAAATTAAAAGATTACTCTGAGGCGTGGGGAGAGGTTTCGGGAGAAATATGGAGTGAAAAGGAAAAGATCAAAAACGATATGGCAGGATAA
- a CDS encoding ArsR/SmtB family transcription factor, protein MPDIKELKVRLFKGFSDSTRLSIIEALKKREKTVSELVAEIGGTQSNISGHLRCLKDWGILESRQEGRNIYYYIHDKRILDILKSADMVIANFMESLYKKSKAQPV, encoded by the coding sequence ATGCCAGATATTAAGGAATTAAAAGTCAGGTTATTTAAAGGTTTTTCTGATTCCACGAGGCTTTCAATAATTGAGGCTCTGAAAAAGCGTGAAAAGACCGTGTCTGAGCTGGTGGCAGAAATCGGTGGTACTCAGTCAAATATCTCCGGGCACCTAAGGTGCCTAAAGGATTGGGGCATCCTTGAGAGCAGGCAAGAAGGTAGAAATATTTACTATTACATCCATGATAAGCGCATACTGGATATATTGAAGAGCGCTGATATGGTGATAGCTAATTTTATGGAGAGTTTATACAAGAAATCTAAAGCCCAACCTGTATGA
- the dhaM gene encoding dihydroxyacetone kinase phosphoryl donor subunit DhaM, with translation MVNVVLVSHSKKIAEGLLDLLNDMVKNPVKVVAVGGLEDDSLGTDAKKIYGAIQEVYNDDGVVVITDIGSAIVSAQMAIDMIEDEKKREKVKIADCPFLEGAVAAVMEASIKGSIDDVLSAAQQAKDYEKIV, from the coding sequence ATGGTAAATGTAGTTCTCGTGTCACATAGTAAAAAAATAGCTGAGGGTTTACTGGATTTGCTGAATGATATGGTGAAGAATCCGGTGAAAGTTGTTGCTGTGGGAGGATTGGAGGATGACTCCCTGGGCACTGATGCAAAAAAAATATACGGTGCTATACAAGAAGTCTATAACGATGATGGTGTTGTAGTTATAACAGATATAGGAAGTGCCATTGTAAGCGCTCAAATGGCTATAGATATGATAGAAGATGAAAAAAAGAGAGAAAAGGTGAAAATAGCTGATTGCCCGTTTTTGGAAGGTGCGGTGGCGGCTGTTATGGAAGCATCGATAAAGGGAAGTATTGACGATGTTTTAAGTGCTGCGCAACAGGCTAAGGATTACGAAAAGATCGTATGA
- a CDS encoding DUF1667 domain-containing protein, protein MSSKNFICIGCPQGCRLKVTGEGDDLEVKGYKCKRGFDYARQEAVHPVRMLTTVVLVEGRTRPLPVRTQRPIPKELILKAMDQLAQVKVKPPLKLGDVVLSDILGTGVDVIATDDVC, encoded by the coding sequence ATGAGCAGTAAAAATTTTATATGTATTGGATGCCCTCAGGGCTGCAGGCTTAAGGTGACTGGAGAGGGAGATGACCTTGAAGTAAAAGGCTATAAATGCAAGAGAGGGTTTGACTATGCCAGGCAGGAGGCCGTACATCCGGTCAGGATGCTTACCACGGTAGTGTTGGTGGAGGGTAGAACAAGGCCCCTTCCAGTTAGGACTCAAAGGCCTATTCCAAAGGAATTGATACTTAAAGCAATGGATCAGTTGGCCCAAGTGAAAGTAAAGCCACCTTTGAAATTAGGAGATGTGGTTTTGAGCGACATATTGGGCACAGGTGTGGATGTGATTGCTACGGATGATGTTTGTTAG
- a CDS encoding NAD(P)/FAD-dependent oxidoreductase, whose amino-acid sequence MLEYDVVIVGGGPAGLGAAVQAHDEGARVLILERDSELGGILRQCIHNGFGLHEFGEELTGPEYAHRFIEQVRARSIDVKLNTMVLDITPEKNVYAVNSAEGVLGIKAKSVVLAMGCRERTRGAIGIPGSRPAGVYTAGTAQRFINIEGYMPGREVVILGSGDIGLIMARRLTLEGALVKCVLEIMPYSTGLTRNIVQCLNDFDIPLLLNHTVTEVHGKKRVEGVTIARVDESRRPIVGTERFISCDTLLLSVGLIPENELSKKANVRLDRITGGAVVDEYMHTSVDGIFACGNVLQVHDLVDNVTKESRVAGKSAALYAMGKLARSHDYVDVRVGSGIRYVVPQKISADGEGDITLSMRVTGIFENRYIVLKSGDKVIRRFKRSYLTPGEMQILKVKRSDIRDLKGSLVVEVENNEQ is encoded by the coding sequence ATGCTTGAATACGACGTGGTGATAGTTGGCGGAGGGCCGGCCGGCCTTGGTGCAGCTGTGCAAGCCCATGATGAAGGTGCCAGGGTTTTGATACTGGAAAGGGATAGCGAACTGGGAGGAATTCTCAGGCAATGTATTCACAATGGATTTGGCCTGCACGAATTCGGAGAAGAGCTTACAGGGCCTGAGTACGCCCATAGGTTTATTGAACAAGTAAGAGCTAGATCTATTGACGTTAAATTAAATACGATGGTGTTGGATATAACTCCAGAGAAAAATGTATATGCGGTAAACAGCGCAGAAGGTGTATTGGGTATAAAGGCTAAATCTGTGGTCCTGGCTATGGGTTGCAGGGAAAGGACCAGAGGAGCGATAGGCATTCCGGGTTCCCGGCCTGCTGGCGTTTACACGGCAGGAACTGCCCAGAGATTTATAAACATAGAAGGATACATGCCTGGCAGAGAAGTGGTAATATTGGGATCAGGGGATATCGGGCTCATTATGGCCAGGAGATTGACGCTGGAAGGGGCGCTGGTAAAGTGCGTCCTTGAAATCATGCCTTATTCCACAGGGCTTACAAGGAATATCGTGCAATGCCTTAATGACTTTGACATACCCCTGCTTTTAAATCATACTGTCACTGAAGTACACGGCAAAAAAAGGGTAGAAGGTGTGACGATAGCCCGCGTCGACGAAAGCAGAAGACCTATTGTAGGCACTGAGAGATTTATAAGTTGTGATACTTTGCTTTTGTCAGTAGGTTTAATTCCGGAGAATGAGCTTTCAAAAAAAGCCAATGTAAGACTGGATAGGATAACTGGGGGTGCCGTGGTGGATGAGTATATGCATACATCCGTTGATGGCATATTTGCCTGCGGAAATGTCCTTCAGGTTCACGATTTGGTGGACAATGTGACAAAAGAGAGCAGGGTGGCAGGCAAAAGCGCGGCGCTCTATGCCATGGGTAAGCTTGCGAGGTCCCATGATTACGTTGATGTGCGAGTAGGCAGTGGGATAAGATATGTAGTTCCCCAGAAAATATCCGCTGATGGGGAAGGGGATATAACGCTGAGCATGAGGGTTACAGGTATTTTTGAAAACAGGTATATCGTGCTAAAAAGCGGGGATAAAGTCATAAGGCGTTTTAAGAGGAGCTATCTGACGCCGGGGGAAATGCAGATATTAAAAGTAAAGAGGTCGGATATAAGAGATCTTAAAGGCTCCCTTGTTGTGGAGGTGGAGAATAATGAGCAGTAA
- a CDS encoding NAD(P)/FAD-dependent oxidoreductase, giving the protein MYDVAIIGGGITGCAIARELSKYDVSVVLIEKEEDVAAGGASKANSGIVHAGYDPLPGSLKARLNVMGNAMYGDLSEKLDIPFKRIGSLVLAFDYHDREVLKELYARGERNGVIGMRIVERDELKEMEPNVSEDAVAALYAPSAGIICPYEATIAFYENARDNGVEFSFESKVLSITKEDCFIVETTSGAFKARYVINAAGMYADEISRLAGAEELNIIPRRGEYVLLDKSQGHIVNHVVFQTPSRYGKGILVSPTVDGNLLIGPNAVDIPDKENDITTQAGLDAVVSGARKSIPVFDLRERITNFAGIRAVPLIGDFIIRESLKVRGFVNAAGIESPGLTAAPAIAVEVRKILGQAGLRLVPKRDFVERRSVVRFRELSLEDRAELVKKDPRYGRVICRCETVTEGEIVDSIKRGARSIDAVKRRTRAGMGRCQGGFCTPRVIEILSRELNIPMDEVTKSGDGSFMLVGRIKKQRKVQRSELNA; this is encoded by the coding sequence ATGTACGACGTTGCTATAATCGGCGGCGGTATAACAGGGTGTGCTATTGCCCGGGAATTATCAAAGTACGATGTATCGGTGGTGCTGATAGAAAAAGAAGAAGACGTGGCTGCAGGTGGTGCCAGTAAAGCCAATAGCGGTATAGTGCACGCAGGTTATGATCCGCTGCCGGGTTCTTTAAAAGCCAGACTAAATGTAATGGGTAACGCCATGTATGGTGATTTGTCGGAGAAACTCGACATACCTTTTAAGAGAATAGGATCACTGGTATTGGCCTTTGACTACCATGATCGGGAAGTGTTGAAGGAGCTGTATGCGCGAGGAGAGCGCAATGGTGTTATAGGAATGAGGATCGTGGAACGGGACGAATTAAAAGAAATGGAGCCTAACGTAAGTGAAGATGCTGTTGCGGCTCTTTATGCTCCTTCAGCGGGAATAATATGCCCTTATGAAGCTACTATAGCATTTTACGAAAATGCCAGGGATAACGGCGTAGAATTCTCATTTGAAAGCAAGGTCTTATCTATAACAAAAGAAGATTGCTTTATCGTAGAGACAACTTCAGGTGCCTTTAAAGCCCGTTATGTAATAAATGCGGCGGGTATGTATGCTGATGAGATAAGCAGACTGGCCGGTGCAGAGGAGTTAAATATTATACCTAGGAGGGGAGAATACGTTTTATTAGACAAATCTCAAGGACATATCGTGAACCACGTGGTTTTTCAGACCCCGTCCAGGTATGGCAAGGGCATATTGGTAAGCCCTACGGTAGATGGAAACCTGCTAATAGGCCCTAATGCTGTAGATATTCCGGATAAAGAAAATGATATAACCACGCAGGCAGGACTGGATGCGGTGGTGTCAGGTGCCAGAAAGAGTATTCCGGTTTTTGATTTGAGGGAAAGAATCACAAATTTTGCGGGAATAAGGGCGGTACCATTAATTGGAGATTTCATAATAAGAGAGTCTTTAAAGGTCCGTGGTTTTGTAAATGCTGCAGGGATAGAGTCGCCTGGTCTTACTGCTGCTCCTGCTATTGCCGTTGAGGTTCGAAAGATCTTGGGTCAAGCAGGGCTTAGGCTGGTGCCTAAAAGGGATTTCGTTGAAAGGCGATCTGTAGTTCGATTTAGGGAGTTGAGCCTTGAGGACCGGGCGGAGTTGGTAAAAAAGGATCCCAGGTATGGGAGAGTTATATGTAGGTGCGAAACCGTGACGGAAGGGGAAATTGTAGATTCTATAAAAAGAGGGGCGAGAAGCATAGATGCTGTAAAGAGGAGGACTAGGGCCGGTATGGGAAGATGCCAAGGGGGATTTTGCACCCCAAGGGTTATAGAGATTTTATCGCGGGAACTTAACATACCTATGGATGAGGTGACAAAAAGCGGCGATGGGTCTTTTATGCTTGTGGGCAGGATAAAAAAGCAAAGGAAAGTCCAAAGGAGTGAATTGAATGCTTGA
- the glpK gene encoding glycerol kinase GlpK translates to MYVIALDAGTTSVRAILYDRNGKALESASRPIRIKTPRPGWVQQDAEEIYAQAVNALRELADKAALTASDVAAIGIANQRETVVVWDKSTGIPVYDAIVWQCRRTTDICEKVKSDGMSVEIFEKTGLQVDAYFSATKIKWILDNVPGVTDRAAKGQLLAGTVDSYLVWKLTGGKVHITDHTNASRTMLYNIRDLKWDKGLLDYFKIPPCMLPEVTDSAARVGYTDVLGGFVLIGGIVGDQQASLFGHCCFEKGEAKNTYGTGSFMLINTKDYVRAPSGLLNTIAWSIDGKVTYAIEGSVFVSGALIQWLRDQMGILRSAEESEELALQIHDNGGLYIVPAFAGLGAPYWDMHARGLIVGITRGTTKAHIARAALESMAYQVYDVFEEVKQNTGFAIKSLKVDGGASANNFLMQFQSDILGVDVVRSKDKETTARGAAYVAGITAGIWDFGALKGLDQVDKVFKPDVNFDKAKAINGWKRAVERSRKWAI, encoded by the coding sequence ATGTACGTAATAGCTCTTGATGCAGGAACTACCAGTGTGCGCGCTATCCTGTACGATAGAAATGGGAAAGCCTTGGAATCAGCGTCCAGGCCGATAAGGATAAAAACCCCAAGACCTGGATGGGTACAGCAAGATGCAGAAGAAATATACGCACAGGCGGTAAACGCTTTAAGAGAGCTTGCGGATAAGGCGGCGCTCACCGCTTCTGATGTGGCTGCTATCGGAATTGCCAATCAAAGGGAGACCGTTGTGGTGTGGGACAAAAGCACAGGCATTCCGGTGTACGATGCTATAGTGTGGCAGTGTCGCAGGACAACGGATATATGTGAAAAGGTTAAATCTGATGGCATGTCAGTGGAAATTTTTGAAAAGACGGGTCTTCAAGTCGATGCTTACTTTTCTGCTACCAAGATAAAGTGGATTCTTGACAATGTTCCGGGGGTAACAGATAGGGCTGCAAAAGGACAGTTGTTAGCAGGTACTGTTGATTCCTATCTGGTTTGGAAGCTCACAGGAGGCAAGGTACATATAACTGATCATACCAATGCGTCCCGCACCATGCTGTATAACATAAGGGATTTGAAATGGGACAAAGGTTTGCTTGATTACTTTAAAATACCTCCTTGTATGCTTCCTGAGGTGACGGATTCGGCAGCCAGAGTGGGCTATACCGACGTTTTAGGTGGGTTTGTGCTGATAGGCGGTATCGTAGGGGATCAGCAGGCATCGCTGTTTGGGCATTGTTGTTTTGAAAAAGGGGAAGCTAAAAACACCTATGGGACAGGTAGTTTTATGTTGATTAACACGAAAGATTATGTGAGGGCCCCTTCAGGGCTTTTAAATACTATTGCTTGGAGCATAGATGGAAAAGTCACCTATGCTATAGAAGGCAGTGTGTTTGTAAGCGGTGCTTTAATACAGTGGTTGAGGGATCAGATGGGTATTTTGCGAAGTGCAGAGGAGTCAGAGGAGCTGGCCTTGCAAATTCATGATAATGGAGGGCTTTATATAGTGCCGGCTTTTGCCGGGTTGGGTGCTCCCTATTGGGATATGCACGCCAGAGGATTGATCGTTGGGATAACGAGGGGTACTACAAAAGCGCACATCGCCAGGGCAGCTCTTGAATCCATGGCTTACCAGGTGTACGATGTATTTGAAGAGGTAAAGCAAAATACTGGTTTTGCTATAAAATCTCTTAAGGTCGACGGAGGTGCCAGCGCTAACAATTTTCTTATGCAATTCCAATCGGATATACTGGGAGTTGATGTGGTGAGGTCAAAAGATAAGGAAACCACAGCGCGGGGAGCCGCATATGTAGCGGGGATAACAGCTGGCATCTGGGATTTTGGCGCGTTAAAAGGGTTGGACCAGGTGGATAAGGTATTTAAGCCCGATGTAAATTTCGATAAGGCTAAGGCGATAAATGGGTGGAAAAGAGCTGTAGAAAGGTCCAGAAAATGGGCAATCTAG
- the gltX gene encoding glutamate--tRNA ligase, with translation MTEVRTRFAPSPTGYMHIGNLRTALYAYLIAKKNNGKFILRIEDTDQERYVEGAIDVIYNTLKLVGLQHDEGPDIGGPYGPYVQSQRREIYSQYAKKLIDIGGAYYCFCSKERLDALRQECERKGIPFKYDGHCRNISREEAEERIKRGEQYVIRQKIPATGTTSFHDEVFGTITVSNDSLDDNILIKSDGMPTYNFANVVDDHLMKITHVVRGSEYLSSTPKYNLLYKAFGWEIPTYIHLPLIMKPHGGKLSKREGDASFEDFYNKGYLKEAIINYIALLGWSPGTDEEIFTLEELKQRFSIEGLSKSPAVFDINKLRWMNGEYIRSMSLEEFNELAMPYYKKAIKRQDIDYMKLSRLLQTRTEVLGEIPDNIDFIEELPDYDVNMYANKKMRTDLNNSLEYLKKAYEALQGVDKWDDEHIHEALFKLIAELGVKNGQVLWPVRTAVSGKQFTPGGAIELSSLLGKEETLRRIKIGIEKLSNV, from the coding sequence ATGACGGAGGTTAGAACGAGATTTGCACCAAGTCCAACGGGGTATATGCACATTGGCAACCTTAGAACGGCGCTTTACGCCTATCTGATTGCCAAAAAGAACAATGGCAAGTTTATACTCCGCATTGAGGACACCGATCAGGAGCGATATGTAGAAGGGGCTATTGACGTTATTTACAATACATTGAAACTGGTTGGACTGCAACACGACGAGGGGCCAGATATAGGAGGTCCTTACGGGCCTTATGTGCAAAGCCAGAGAAGAGAGATATACAGCCAATATGCAAAAAAATTAATTGATATAGGTGGGGCTTATTATTGCTTTTGCTCAAAAGAGCGGTTAGACGCGCTGCGACAAGAATGCGAGCGAAAGGGAATTCCTTTTAAATACGATGGACATTGCAGAAATATCAGCAGGGAAGAGGCTGAAGAGAGGATAAAAAGAGGAGAGCAGTATGTGATAAGGCAGAAGATTCCCGCTACCGGGACCACTAGTTTTCACGATGAAGTCTTTGGAACTATAACGGTATCCAATGACTCTCTGGACGATAACATATTGATAAAGTCAGACGGGATGCCCACTTATAATTTTGCCAATGTGGTAGATGATCACCTGATGAAGATAACCCATGTGGTAAGAGGCAGTGAGTACCTTTCCTCTACGCCTAAGTACAATCTCCTTTATAAGGCTTTTGGGTGGGAAATACCCACTTATATACATCTGCCGCTGATAATGAAACCCCATGGCGGTAAATTAAGCAAAAGGGAAGGGGATGCTTCTTTCGAGGATTTCTATAATAAAGGGTATCTTAAAGAGGCGATTATAAACTATATTGCGCTTTTGGGCTGGAGCCCGGGAACCGATGAAGAGATTTTCACCCTTGAGGAGCTTAAGCAGAGATTTTCCATAGAAGGGTTGAGTAAATCGCCTGCTGTTTTTGACATAAACAAATTGAGATGGATGAACGGAGAGTATATAAGGAGTATGAGCCTAGAGGAGTTTAACGAGCTTGCGATGCCGTATTATAAAAAAGCAATTAAGAGACAGGATATTGACTATATGAAATTGAGCAGATTACTTCAAACTAGGACAGAGGTTCTTGGGGAAATACCTGACAATATAGACTTTATAGAAGAATTGCCTGATTATGATGTGAATATGTACGCGAATAAGAAGATGCGCACAGACCTTAATAATTCACTGGAGTACCTGAAGAAAGCATACGAGGCTTTGCAAGGCGTAGATAAATGGGATGATGAACACATTCACGAGGCTTTGTTTAAGTTAATCGCGGAGCTGGGTGTTAAAAATGGACAGGTGCTATGGCCTGTGAGGACGGCGGTTTCAGGGAAACAGTTTACTCCGGGAGGCGCCATAGAGCTTAGCAGCCTTTTAGGTAAAGAGGAGACTTTAAGGCGGATTAAAATAGGGATAGAGAAACTGTCAAATGTTTAG